CGCGACCGCCAGAATTGATGTTGATCATACTTTGACCGATCATCGCACAACCGCCCATTCCGCCAAAGAAACCATTCACGGTGTTTGCTACGCCTTGGCCAACGCACTCTTTATTGCCATTGCCGCGAGTATCCGTCATCTCATCGATCAATGACAAAGTTAGTAAGGATTCAATCAAGCCGACTAAACATAGAATAACCGACGTAGGTAACACTATGTATAAGGTTTCTAGTGTGAATGGCACCAGTGGGATAGCAAAACTCGGCAGCTCACCAGCAAGGGTGGCGCTGGCTTTTTGCTCTTCAGGTAGCATGTCACGGACGAAATCGATAACAGTGCGAGCCTCCAGATCCAAACCATGTACTAACAATGTCACAGTTACGATAGCCACCAGAGATGCGGGAATAGCAGTGGTCAGTTTGGGCAAAAAATAGATGATAGCCATGGTTAAAGCAACCAGACCCAACATCCAATACAGCATACTGCCTTGCATCCAAACTTGTTCACCCAAGATATTACTGACTTTGAACTGACCAAGTTGCGCTAGAAAAATAACAATCGCCAGTCCATTTACAAACCCCAGCATCACTGGATAAGGCACTAAGCGGATAAACTTACCTAATTTAAATACCCCAGCGAGTATTTGCAGTATTCCCGCCACTATCACTGCCGCAAATAGGTACTGTACGCCACTGGTAGCAACCAGAGCGACCATTACCACTGCCATGGCACCCGTGGCGCCGGAAATCATTCCAGGACGTCCACCTATAGCTGACGTAATCAGGCCCATCATAAATGCTGCGTAAAGACCCACCATGGGTTCAACACCAGCCACAAATGCGAATGCGACCGCTTCGGGCACAAGTGCCAATGCTACGGTAATACCAGACAGCACATCATTTTTAACGTTACTGTCTCGCTTGGTGATCAGGTCAAACATTACTACCTCAAATTTGCAGGATTATGAATTTTTAAGGTCGCCAGTTTAGCAGCTTACGATATGAATATCTTTTAATAGAATGTTAAATAAGCAGAACCGAAGGGGAAATATTAAGCCGTGGGCAGCACAAATAATAAAGGCCGGAAATACCGGCCTTTATTCTACTAATTTAGAGTCTATCGCTTGATTAAGCTACGATATCCAGTAACTCAACATCAAATACTAACGTGCTGTATGGCCCAATTGCACCACCCGCGCCCTGCTCACCATATGCCAAGTCATGAGGTACGTATAGACGCCATTTAGATCCCACAGGCATCATTTGTAATGCTTCTGTCCATCCTTTGATAACTCCATTGACTGGAAACTCTGCAGGCTCGCCACGATCGTAAGAGCTATCAAACACGCTGCCGTCAAGCAAAGTACCATGATAATGAGTACGAACAGTAGCAGCGGCACTAGGCTTATCGCCTTCACCAGTCGCTAGCACTTCGTACTGCAACCCAGAAGGAGTCACAGTGATTTCAGCACGTTTAGCATTTTCACTCAAAAACGCCACGCCTTCATCGATAGCGCCTTTGTGCTGTTCTGCTTTAGCAGCTTGCATACGCTGATGAATTTCATTAAATGCAGCACCAAGGGCTTCATTGTCGACTTGTGGTGCTTGTTTCGCAAAAGCATCCGCCAAGCCTGTTTTAACCGCTTCGATATCTAATCCGTCAAAAGGGTTAGCGGCCAATTGCTCACCCATCTGGTAACCAATTCCGTAACTTGCTTGACGCTCAATACTGTTAAATTTATCTGTCACTATGATTCCTAATTAGTTGTAGGATTAAATAGCTAATGTTATCACAAGCGACAAGGGGCTTTATACCCAAAATGGCCGAATATGGACATTTGAGCATCAAAAATATGCCGATTTTAATGCTGATTGATTCTAATTTATAAGCATAGACAAAAACATTTATCAAGCTAAACGGAACATTCATATGCAACCTAAGCATTTATCGATATATTTACCGATGAGTTAATTATTGACTAGTGTTGGAATAACGCATAACTAATGAGTTTGGACAAACGTGCGCCTTATGGTTAAGGTTTCAGTAATATAGTCCTAACACGCGATTAAATACCCTAATGGAGGAAATGTGACAGAGAAACTTGCGATCCAATTGAAAGAGTCAGTGAGATTTTTGGGAACAACTCTGGGAGATACCATCCGAGCACAGCTGGGTGATGCATGGCTTGAGCGAATTGAATCTATTCGCATAGCAGGCAGAGAATCTCATCAAGGTACAAAGCAAGCTACTGAGCAGCTCAAAAGTTTATTCCAAGAGCTAGAAAACGATGACTTGCTGACCATTGGTCGCGCATTCTCACAATTTCTCAACTTAGCTAATATTGCCGAGCAAGAATTTAATAGCATCACCACTGAAGATGACCCTGTCAGTGTGCTGTTTAGTCATCTTGAATCGGCTGATATTGAACAGGACAAGTTTGCATCCGCCTTTGAGCAACTTAAAATTGATTTGGTCCTAACGGCGCACCCCACAGAGGTGACACGTCGCACCCTTATTCATAAACACAGCGAGTTGGCGCGCTGTCTTCGCAAAATGCATCAAAGTTACTTGTCAGCACAAGAGCGTGAGGAGGTTGAAACCCGCATCGCTGATTTAATCAGCCAAGCGTGGCATACCGAGGAAATTCGTACCATCCGCCCTACTCCTGTGGATGAGGCTCGTTGGGGTTTTTCAGTAATTGAAAACTCCTTGTGGGACGCGGTTCCTGCCTTTATTCGCTCGCTGGACGCCAAGGTACAACAGCAATTTAATCTATCCTTACCGATTGATGCATCACCAGTGCAATTTAGTTCGTGGATGGGTGGGGATCGTGATGGTAATCCGAATGTGACATCAGAAGTGACCCAACAGGTATTACTACTGGCGCGCAAATGCGCTGCGAGACTATTTGCTAAGGATATCGACCGCTTGCAGGTTGAGTTGTCAATGTCTGACTGTGATCAGGCGTTTCGAGATAAAGTAGGTCAAGATGCCCGCGAACCCTACAGAGCCTTGTTAAGACCACTGCTAAATCGTTTGCGGGCCACCCAAGAAGGAATCGGCGAACATCTTGCTCATAAACCGGTGGATTCATCGTCATGGATAAGCTGTCAGGAAGATTTACTTGAACCCTTGCTCGATTGTTATCGTTCACTGCATGCCTGCGGTATGCAAAAGATTGCAGATGGCATGCTGTTGGATTCAATCCGTCGTGTGCACTGCTTTGGCGTACATTTGCTAAAGCTTGATATTCGTCAAGATTCTGAACGCCACGCTGACGTATTTGGCGAGCTAACTCGCTATTTCGGAATGGGTGATTACAGTAATTGGAATGAGCAAGATAAACAGGCTTTTTTGCTGCGTGAATTAGGCTCCAAAAGACCATTAATACCTTCTAATTGGCAACCGTCTGCAGATGTGCAAGAAGTCTTGGATACCTGCAAAGTCATCTCACAAAATAGTCAGCAAGGTTTTGGCATTTATATCATTTCTATGGCGAGCCAACCGTCCGATGTATTGGCCGTGCAACTGCTGTTGAAGGAATCCCAAGTCGATTGGCCTATGCCGGTCGCGCCGCTGTTTGAAACCCTAGACGACTTAAACAACGCACCAAAGGTGATGCGCGAACTCTTTAATATTGATTGGTATCGTGGATATATTCAAGGTACCCAATTTGTCATGATCGGTTATTCAGATTCGGCCAAAGATGCAGGGGCATTAGCCGCTGGTTGGGCACAATATGAGTCTCAAGAATCTTTGGTCCAATTAGCCGAAGAGTACAATACCAAATTGACTCTTTTTCATGGTCGCGGCGGCACCATTGGGCGAGGCGGACTGCCCGCTCACGCGGCGATTCATTCCCAACCACCTGGCTCACTCAGTGGCGGTTTCAGAGTCACCGAACAAGGTGAGACTATTCGTTACAAATTTGGTATGGCTGAATTGGCTAAGAACAGCCTTGGGATCTATGCAAGTGCAATTCTTGAAGCCATATTATTTCCCCCCCCAAAACCTAAGCAAGATTGGCGCGATGCTATCACTTTGATGGCTGAAGCCGGCAGAGATAATTATCGTCAAACTGTGCGCCATGATGAAAATTTTGTGCCCTATTTTAGAGTCGCAACCCCTGAGCAAGAATTAGGTAAATTACCCTTAGGTAGTCGTCCTGCCAAGCGTAAACCCACTGGTGGGATCGAGAGTCTTCGTGCCATACCCTGGATTTTCGCTTGGGCGCAAACCCGTTTAGTCTTGCCCTCATGGTTGGGCGTGATGAAAGCCGTACAAAGTGCCCAGCAAGCCGGTCATCAAGAAGTAATCGATGACATGTTACAAAACTGGCCATTCTTTCACTCCCGCTTGTCTATGCTCGACATGGTGTTTAACAAAGCAGATGCCCGTATCAGCGAAGAGTATGATCATCGACTTGTTCCTGAGCAATTGCAGCACTTTGGTGAGTCGTTGCGTGAGGAGTTAGCCGACAGCATAGAATTACTCATGTCGCTGTTGAAGCAACAAAGTGTAATGGAGTCAGATCCAAAAGGTAAAGAATCCATGAGTATTCGCGCTGGATATTTGCAACCCCTGCACTTTCTGCAAATCGAACTGCTCAGCCGTATTCGTAAATTATCTGATGAGCAACATGATGCAACTTTAGAACGGGCGATGATGGTTGCGATTACCGGAATTGCCGTAGGAATGCGTAATACAGGTTAAAAAATAATGCTATAATGTTCACATGGGTCGACTAGGATTTGCTGGTCGGCCCACTCAAAATATTAACGTTTAGTAGGTTTAGTAGTAATGAAATTCCCCGGTCATGGACAACTAAGTGCCATTTGTGAAAACAATATATTAGTTATCGAAGGCACAGGTCCGTGGAATATCGAAATGCTCAGTTCAACGGATGAAGAAGCTACAAAAATGCTACAGGAGCTCTATTTGCAGCCCTGGGCAGTGTTAGCTATTATGCACGGCAACAGTACGTTTTTGCCCGATGCGGCCAAAAAACTGCAACAAATTATACGCCAAGAGAAAACCCATAATAGAGTTGCTACTGCTATTATTGTCACCTATACGGCTCACCCTTCATTCAGTAAGGCACATCTTGCCAGCATATATCAGCTAGCGGGCGAGACCTTTGAATTTTTCACCAACAAAGAAGCCGCGATGGATTGGCTTACACGACAACTGTGCTCCCCCGAAAACAAAAAAACCAGCTGAGTAAAAACTGCAACTGGTTTATTTTAAATTTATTGTTTAGCTAAGATTAGCCATTTACAAACTTCACACCTAGTTCAATATCACCACGCAAGCCTTCAAGCATAGATTCTTTTGCTTTTTGCTCAAAATCACTTAGCTCTCCATAAGGTAGAATTTCTTCTACACCGTTAGGACCTAATCGAACAGGATGTGAGAAGAAAGCGGCATCAGCACTATTGGTTTCAACATAAGTGTACTCTACTACGTTGTCACCTTTCATTGCTGCGACTAAAGATAAACAGAATCGTGCTGCTGCCTGTCCCATAGAAAGCGTTGCAGACCCGCCGCCGGCTTTCGCTTCAACCACTTCAGTACCCGCGTTTTGAATACGGTGAGTAAGGCTTGCCACTTCTTCATCACTGAAAGATACACCTTCAACCTGAGAAAGAAGAGGAAGAATCGTGGTGCCTGAGTGACCGCCGATAACCGGGACATGCACACTTGCTGTGTTCAAGCCTTTAAGTTCAGCAACAAATGTTTCCGCGCGGATCACATCAAGGGTAGTCACACCAAACAATTTGTTTTTATTGTAAACGCCTTTTGCCTTCAATGTTTCAGCAGCAATTGCAACTGTAGTATTAACTGGGTTGGTAATAATACAAGTACAAGCTTCAGGGCAATTATCTGCGATACCTTCAACCAGATTCTTAACAATGCCAGCATTGATATTGAATAAGTCAGAACGATCCATACCAGGCTTACGGGGAACGCCTGCAGGAATCAATACGATGTCAGAACCGTTTAACGCTTGCGCTAAGTCATCTTTGCCAAAACCTTCAACTTTAACGTCGGTAGGAATATGACTAAGGTCAACGGCAACGCCTGGAACGACAGGGGCAACATCATATAATGCTAATTCAGATCCTGCTGGTAACTGGGTTTTTAATAATAGAGAAAGGGCCTGACCTATACCGCCTGCAGCACCTAATACCGTTACTTTCATAGTTGTCTCCTGTGGGAACGTTAAGAATGACGGCAAACACTAATGCAAGCCATCAAAAAATACAATTTATACCTAATAAAAAGGCTATATATGGGCACTATACTCAGTATTCAACATAATGATTAAGTCCTAATTAAATCAGCTTATAACAAGCTGGTTTAAAAACAGCGAAATCAATAAGGCACTTCGTGCTTTCGACACCCATAAGATTGTGTCAAACTATAGCAGCTAAATATGAGGGTGGCATGTCAAATAATAAACAAGAAGAATTAATCAAAGCATTTAAAGATATTTTAAAAGCAGAAAGCTTTGGTTCCCAAGGGGGCATCGTAGACGCTCTCAAACAGCAAAACTTTGGTAGCATTAGTCAATCTAAAGTCTCTAGGATGCTCAGTAAATTTGGCGCTGTACGGACTCGCAACGCACGTGGCGATATGGTTTATTGTTTGCCACCAGAGATGGGCATGCCAACCGCTAAAAGTCCCCTTAGGCAGTTGGTACTCGATGTGGTGCACAATAATGTTATGGTTATTATCCGCACCAGTCCTGGCGCTGCTCAGTTGATTGCTAGATTGCTTGACTCATTGAGCCAAAAAGATGGGGTATTGGGCACCATAGCAGGAGACGATACGATTTTCATTGCCCCTGCTGATGTTAGCAATATCGAAGATACCCTACAAAGAGTAGTAGCCTTGTTCGACAACGTATAACTATCACAAAATGAACCGCTGGAGTTAATTCACTCCAGCACCTTAACGTCTGCCCACACAAGTCGATGATCCGAAGATGATTGTCGATCTTTAATCAAGTTGTAATCTGCACTGTTTGTACCCGGCCAGAATATCCCTGCATCCACCGCCTTCAACCCCGCTTTAGAAGGCAGCACATAATCTACCTGTAAACCCCATTGCGCAGTATGCAGGCTTGCAAACGGATTTTCAGGCCGCAGTAACTGACCGGACTGATTGACTGGCATAGAGTACTGCGCAACAGCAGAGTGCTGTAGTAAAGCTTTTATGCTTGAGCCAAATCTATCCCCTTCATGCTCAGAAGCATTTAAATCGCCTAACAGCACAAATCGACTACCCCTAAATCCACCTCGCTTACCTTGGTCATCGTAAATATACTCTGCACGCTTAGCAGCCGATAAATAATCGACCCAAAAACGGATCTCATCATGGTTACGTTTACCATTGCGATTTTCAGGCCCGTCAAAGACTGGCGGTGTGGGATGGCTGGCGAGTATGTGTAAAACTTGGCCATTGATATTAATCGGCACATCCCAGTGGGATTTCGAGGATAGACGCATTACTTGCTTTGCAGCTTCGCTATACCATGGCGTTCCATCAGCGGCCTTAATACTAGGCAGTAGACCCTCAGGCATATCTTTCCATAAGAAGTACAGGAAAGTTCTTACTTGCTTATCATCTATAGGGAATTTGCTTAGTAGTAGCATACCGTATTGACCAGGATATTGACCATAGCCAAAGGCATCTTGACCTGCTGACTCAACCTTTGCATCATGATTTAAGTCTTGACCACTAGGTACACCGGTATTAACCGCTGCCGTATAATAATACCGATAGTCAATCGCTTGTGCCTCGCCTTGGGAGACATTCAGGTAATTACGGATAAAGGCTAACACGCCCTTGTTAGCGTCAGGTATATAATCAAACTCGTTGAGCAGCAGTATATCCGGTCGCACCCGCTGAATAATTTGCGCAATATTTTTAATCTGTTGATGCTTACCGCTAGCTAATTGCTTTGTCAGCGCTAGCGGGTCAAGGGTTTGTCCTGTTTCAACATAATTACCCGCCTCCATGCTGACATTAAAGGTAGCAACTCGGATTGTTTCAGCCTGGCTTGATGTCATAGTAATTAGTAGTCCCAAGCTAATCAGTAAATATTTTTTCATGGTGATCTCCC
Above is a window of Aliiglaciecola sp. LCG003 DNA encoding:
- a CDS encoding SulP family inorganic anion transporter; translated protein: MFDLITKRDSNVKNDVLSGITVALALVPEAVAFAFVAGVEPMVGLYAAFMMGLITSAIGGRPGMISGATGAMAVVMVALVATSGVQYLFAAVIVAGILQILAGVFKLGKFIRLVPYPVMLGFVNGLAIVIFLAQLGQFKVSNILGEQVWMQGSMLYWMLGLVALTMAIIYFLPKLTTAIPASLVAIVTVTLLVHGLDLEARTVIDFVRDMLPEEQKASATLAGELPSFAIPLVPFTLETLYIVLPTSVILCLVGLIESLLTLSLIDEMTDTRGNGNKECVGQGVANTVNGFFGGMGGCAMIGQSMININSGGRGRLSGITAALVLLGFILFAAPLIEMIPLAALVGVMFIVVIGTFEWASFRIVRGVNKEDAFVLFLVTGITVVADLAIAVVVGVIVSALVFAWKHATHIAAKTHTDEDGWKVYELDGPLFFGSVLHFRDLFSPQNDPKDVVIDFKESRIWDSSGLDAIDGLADKYKEQGKTLHIRHISPECSELLTKAQGYVEMNVNEDPRYRIASDKLG
- a CDS encoding FKBP-type peptidyl-prolyl cis-trans isomerase yields the protein MTDKFNSIERQASYGIGYQMGEQLAANPFDGLDIEAVKTGLADAFAKQAPQVDNEALGAAFNEIHQRMQAAKAEQHKGAIDEGVAFLSENAKRAEITVTPSGLQYEVLATGEGDKPSAAATVRTHYHGTLLDGSVFDSSYDRGEPAEFPVNGVIKGWTEALQMMPVGSKWRLYVPHDLAYGEQGAGGAIGPYSTLVFDVELLDIVA
- the ppc gene encoding phosphoenolpyruvate carboxylase, whose product is MTEKLAIQLKESVRFLGTTLGDTIRAQLGDAWLERIESIRIAGRESHQGTKQATEQLKSLFQELENDDLLTIGRAFSQFLNLANIAEQEFNSITTEDDPVSVLFSHLESADIEQDKFASAFEQLKIDLVLTAHPTEVTRRTLIHKHSELARCLRKMHQSYLSAQEREEVETRIADLISQAWHTEEIRTIRPTPVDEARWGFSVIENSLWDAVPAFIRSLDAKVQQQFNLSLPIDASPVQFSSWMGGDRDGNPNVTSEVTQQVLLLARKCAARLFAKDIDRLQVELSMSDCDQAFRDKVGQDAREPYRALLRPLLNRLRATQEGIGEHLAHKPVDSSSWISCQEDLLEPLLDCYRSLHACGMQKIADGMLLDSIRRVHCFGVHLLKLDIRQDSERHADVFGELTRYFGMGDYSNWNEQDKQAFLLRELGSKRPLIPSNWQPSADVQEVLDTCKVISQNSQQGFGIYIISMASQPSDVLAVQLLLKESQVDWPMPVAPLFETLDDLNNAPKVMRELFNIDWYRGYIQGTQFVMIGYSDSAKDAGALAAGWAQYESQESLVQLAEEYNTKLTLFHGRGGTIGRGGLPAHAAIHSQPPGSLSGGFRVTEQGETIRYKFGMAELAKNSLGIYASAILEAILFPPPKPKQDWRDAITLMAEAGRDNYRQTVRHDENFVPYFRVATPEQELGKLPLGSRPAKRKPTGGIESLRAIPWIFAWAQTRLVLPSWLGVMKAVQSAQQAGHQEVIDDMLQNWPFFHSRLSMLDMVFNKADARISEEYDHRLVPEQLQHFGESLREELADSIELLMSLLKQQSVMESDPKGKESMSIRAGYLQPLHFLQIELLSRIRKLSDEQHDATLERAMMVAITGIAVGMRNTG
- the mdh gene encoding malate dehydrogenase — translated: MKVTVLGAAGGIGQALSLLLKTQLPAGSELALYDVAPVVPGVAVDLSHIPTDVKVEGFGKDDLAQALNGSDIVLIPAGVPRKPGMDRSDLFNINAGIVKNLVEGIADNCPEACTCIITNPVNTTVAIAAETLKAKGVYNKNKLFGVTTLDVIRAETFVAELKGLNTASVHVPVIGGHSGTTILPLLSQVEGVSFSDEEVASLTHRIQNAGTEVVEAKAGGGSATLSMGQAAARFCLSLVAAMKGDNVVEYTYVETNSADAAFFSHPVRLGPNGVEEILPYGELSDFEQKAKESMLEGLRGDIELGVKFVNG
- the argR gene encoding transcriptional regulator ArgR, giving the protein MSNNKQEELIKAFKDILKAESFGSQGGIVDALKQQNFGSISQSKVSRMLSKFGAVRTRNARGDMVYCLPPEMGMPTAKSPLRQLVLDVVHNNVMVIIRTSPGAAQLIARLLDSLSQKDGVLGTIAGDDTIFIAPADVSNIEDTLQRVVALFDNV
- a CDS encoding endonuclease/exonuclease/phosphatase family protein yields the protein MKKYLLISLGLLITMTSSQAETIRVATFNVSMEAGNYVETGQTLDPLALTKQLASGKHQQIKNIAQIIQRVRPDILLLNEFDYIPDANKGVLAFIRNYLNVSQGEAQAIDYRYYYTAAVNTGVPSGQDLNHDAKVESAGQDAFGYGQYPGQYGMLLLSKFPIDDKQVRTFLYFLWKDMPEGLLPSIKAADGTPWYSEAAKQVMRLSSKSHWDVPININGQVLHILASHPTPPVFDGPENRNGKRNHDEIRFWVDYLSAAKRAEYIYDDQGKRGGFRGSRFVLLGDLNASEHEGDRFGSSIKALLQHSAVAQYSMPVNQSGQLLRPENPFASLHTAQWGLQVDYVLPSKAGLKAVDAGIFWPGTNSADYNLIKDRQSSSDHRLVWADVKVLE